The Brachyhypopomus gauderio isolate BG-103 chromosome 1, BGAUD_0.2, whole genome shotgun sequence genome includes a window with the following:
- the LOC143522177 gene encoding clathrin heavy chain linker domain-containing protein 1-like: protein MDFNSNTVPLVRSANDRQFLKSLYEFIASEKELLRCPDEGPDEQRFTIYSAAFDKIIDCATSYKTILTTIKKEYDNIIARIKNKDRMAKFARGKLTTMMVQPTSTVYCQRRSAQLQERIAIIRGDTAEIQAKLKRLQEFRKKRSTPPPETLDDYRVTEIPGLTFCESLNPEAIAKHLKVLQQKQASLLNKKKSQYVPGHVKADLDMKMRAAQDKRDELSLENEKLHLRFKRMTFLSEAISSWEESKSHTPLLKFLSFELERITEIQVCETDNSFINTDLFEADDPNKVNESELLKDYIERFMRLFEAGDYEEAAFHAAKSPRGVLRNAETMERFKSVTAHDGGLPPLLLFFQALMVTAEPGKQLPGETLCLEGVRCALSHGHIELITFWVTQHRLTYSEELGDVICSHGDKDPRIADTCLALAHIVYTACGVLRKTALSMCKRGLICGALEFIHQHNFTLDDTVFVLTGCPSLPVLQGLTQQYGNRPALLSVGWVCHTLLTSHLEDPEDPIFQLLEKIHAHGPGYLEKTILDDTMCSAESWSEIAARCEHMNRPHLAQEIISTLLSQTGAMCISPGTDSAKLMEHVFM, encoded by the exons ATGGACTTTAATAGTAACACGGTGCCGCTCGTTAGATCGGCAAATGACAGGCAGTTCTTGAAATCACTGTATGAATTTATTGCGAGTGAAAAGGAGCTCTTACGCTGTCCAGACGAGGGACCCGATGAGCAGCGATTCACAATTTACAGTGCTGCATTCGATAAG ATAATTGACTGTGCTACATCTTACAAAACTATTCTGACGACAATCAAGAAAGAATATGACAACATTATTGctagaataaaaaataaagatcGTATGGCCAAGTTTGCTCGTGGAAAGCTGACGACCATGATGGTTCAACCCACTTCGACTGTGTACTGTCAGAGGAGATCCGCACAACTACAAGAGAGAATTGCAATAATTCGGGGAGATACTGCAGAGATACAAGCCAAGTTGAAAAGGCTACAGGAGTTCAGGAAAAAACGGTCGACACCACCACCTGAAACTCTGGACGATTACAGGGTTACAGAGATACCAG GTCTTACTTTCTGTGAGTCGTTGAACCCAGAAGCCATAGCTAAGCACCTGAAGGTCCTGCAGCAAAAGCAAGCCAGCCTTCTGAACAAGAAAAAGAGCCAGTATGTGCCCGGACACGTGAAAGCTGACTTGGATATGAAAATGAGAGCCGCGCAGGACAAAAGAGACGAGCTGTCATTAGAGAACGAGAAGCTACATCTTCG TTTTAAACGGATGACTTTTCTGAGTGAGGCCATCAGCTCTTGGGAAGAATCTAAAAGTCACACTCCTCTGCTCAAGTTTCTGTCCTTTGAACTGGAGCGTATCACAGAAATACAAG TATGTGAAACTGACAACTCTTTCATCAACACGGATCTGTTTGAAGCGGATGATCCTAACAAAGTCAACGAGTCAGAGCTTTTGAAGGATTACATTGAGAG GTTCATGCGTCTGTTTGAAGCGGGGGACTACGAGGAAGCTGCTTTTCACGCGGCCAAGTCCCCTCGTGGAGTACTGAGGAACGCGGAGACCATGGAGAGATTCAAAT CGGTCACTGCGCACGACGGAGGACTTCCTCCGCTCCTGCTGTTCTTCCAGGCTCTGATGGTCACGGCAGAACCAGGGAAACAGTTGCCAGGGGAGACGTTGTGTTTAGAAGGTGTTCGCTGCGCCCTGAGTCATGGTCACATTGAGCTGATTACCTTCTGGGTCACCCAGCACAG GCTGACATACAGTGAAGAATTGGGGGATGTGATCTGTAGCCATGGAGACAAGGACCCACGCATAGCTGACACTTGCTTGGCTCTGGCCCACATTGTTTACACCGCCTGTGGTGTGCTCAGAAAGACCGCACTGAGCATGTGCAAAAGAGGGCTGATCTGTGGAGCTTTAGAGTTCATTCACCAGCACAATTTCACATTAG ACGACACTGTGTTTGTGCTGACGGGCTGCCCCAGTCTTCCTGTGCTGCAGGGTTTGACTCAGCAGTATGGCAACAGGCCGGCGCTGCTGTCTGTGGGCTGGGTctgccacacactgctcacaTCCCACCTGGAGGATCCTGAGGATCCTATCTTCCAGCTGCTGGAGAAGATTCATGCACACGGGCctg GTTATTTGGAGAAGACCATCCTGGATGACACAATGTGCAGTGCGGAGAGTTGGAGTGAGATTGCAGCTCGCTGTGAGCACATGAACCGACCTCACCTGGCACAGGAGATTATTTCTACTTTGTTGTCGCAGACTGGTGCCATGTGTATCTCCCCAGGCACTGACAGTGCCAAGCTGATGGAGCACGTTTTCATGTAG